A window of Novosphingobium terrae contains these coding sequences:
- a CDS encoding P-loop NTPase family protein — protein sequence MALDDLGPRICIMGPSNSGKSTLAGAISRTRGMPVIHLDQLYHQPQTDWQPRPEAEFIALHDAALAGEHWVMEGNYSRCLPQRLARATGFILLDISTSLSLARYLRRSWFERDRVGALDGGRDSVKWVMIRHIAVTTRVNRKRYQALFDKVELPKITLASPRALAHFYRANGLSRS from the coding sequence ATGGCTCTTGATGATCTTGGACCGCGTATCTGCATCATGGGCCCCTCGAACAGCGGCAAATCCACCTTGGCCGGGGCGATCAGCCGGACGCGCGGGATGCCGGTGATCCATCTCGACCAACTCTATCACCAGCCACAGACCGACTGGCAACCGCGCCCGGAGGCGGAGTTCATCGCCCTGCACGATGCCGCTCTGGCGGGGGAGCATTGGGTGATGGAGGGCAATTATTCCCGCTGTCTGCCGCAGCGTCTGGCCCGCGCGACGGGTTTTATCCTGCTGGACATCTCAACGAGCCTGAGCCTTGCCCGCTATCTGCGCCGCAGTTGGTTCGAACGGGATCGCGTAGGCGCGCTCGATGGCGGGCGAGACAGTGTGAAATGGGTCATGATCCGCCATATTGCCGTGACCACACGCGTGAACCGCAAGCGTTATCAAGCGCTGTTCGACAAGGTGGAACTGCCCAAGATCACGCTGGCCTCGCCACGGGCGCTGGCGCATTTCTATCGGGCCAATGGGCTCAGCCGGTCATGA
- a CDS encoding glutathione S-transferase family protein, which yields MITLYHAPQSRSSRIVWLLEELGVSYTIQPVSIFRPMTGQGDPDPANPHPDQRVPAIEHDDALITESVGIALYLGDAFPQAGLAPAIGTAWRGPYCTWLGWYACEMEPAMFAAMSGALASSPFKQRDHAAVVRRLETTLAHRDYVLGETFTIADLLIASALNFGRKAFPESPLLDAYIERCKNRPAARRALALDDASGLQQAAVLVE from the coding sequence ATGATCACGCTTTACCACGCGCCGCAATCCCGTTCCTCGCGCATCGTCTGGCTGCTGGAGGAGCTGGGGGTGTCCTACACCATCCAGCCGGTCTCGATCTTCCGCCCGATGACCGGGCAGGGCGATCCCGATCCCGCCAATCCGCACCCCGACCAGCGCGTGCCTGCCATCGAGCATGACGATGCGCTGATCACGGAATCGGTGGGCATTGCGCTCTATCTGGGCGATGCCTTCCCGCAGGCGGGGCTGGCTCCGGCCATCGGCACGGCGTGGCGCGGGCCCTATTGCACCTGGTTGGGCTGGTATGCCTGCGAGATGGAACCCGCGATGTTTGCGGCCATGTCTGGCGCGCTGGCCTCATCGCCTTTCAAGCAGCGGGATCATGCCGCCGTGGTGCGCCGCCTGGAGACCACGCTGGCGCATCGCGACTATGTGCTGGGCGAGACATTCACCATCGCCGATCTGCTGATCGCCAGCGCCCTGAACTTCGGGCGCAAGGCCTTCCCGGAGAGCCCGCTGCTCGACGCCTATATCGAGCGCTGCAAGAACCGCCCGGCAGCCAGGCGCGCGCTGGCACTGGACGATGCCTCGGGCCTGCAGCAGGCTGCTGTGCTGGTGGAGTAA
- a CDS encoding TonB-dependent receptor → MHKWTLLAGAAACLMSSPVMAQDQGAAPAETASQPAPTVGLSDIVVTATKRATNLQNVPVAVTAMTSETIASKRIGAFSDLTRAAASLTLTESTAAPNNSIILRGIGTYALSIGVEPSVAVIIDDVPVVQQAQAFDNLSDVERIEVLRGPQGTLFGKNASAGAINIVTRDVANHLEGSGSVTGTTDGGYKGEASISDKLDDNGSGFRITGYYNNWRGNVLNITDGKMLNDNESWGIRAKVKYNIGGRLTVHLAGGYSGSHSNGTAGTVRYVDLTTVGAAGRQPGPYYNGQSIASAFTGITPGAANRVVRQDNDSFTDSKQWSLSGKLNYDLGFANLMSITSYQDWKYNFSADVDGTDLAVNNGATAVTNPIGPSKGVNNSGPYHSTSITQEVRLTSKTAGPLSYVLGAFYANSASNRSFTRGPALILANWYGYSGTRSLAAFAGVDYKLPTKTTISAAARVNNERVHGDFINMLPSANTTQTVINANCGIGATGCDGRHTDTVATWKVSVSQELAPRVSTYASVATGYKGYAYDISSGFTPARVNGTDGPVKAEHSTAYEIGLKSRFLDNKVQLNVAGFWTDYNNFQAQSSQYLNGAIQQKLNNVGKLRTKGVEVEAQARPTDWLHFDASAAYTDAKIVSFTAATCYSGQTAAQGCINSVQDRSGADLPNSPKFKFNLGTTIDHHLDADSKATLTLNYQHQSAINFDLLGNPLMWQKAYGIFNAAIGFERGHYKASLFVNNLLNQHYASGMADNFGSYGVHEIVQIVSRDADRYAGIKLSAQF, encoded by the coding sequence ATGCACAAATGGACCTTGCTGGCTGGCGCCGCCGCCTGCCTCATGTCGTCGCCGGTCATGGCGCAGGATCAGGGCGCCGCGCCCGCCGAGACCGCGTCACAGCCTGCCCCCACAGTTGGTCTGTCCGATATTGTGGTGACGGCAACCAAGCGCGCCACCAATCTGCAGAACGTTCCTGTCGCCGTCACCGCGATGACCAGCGAGACCATCGCCAGCAAGCGCATCGGAGCCTTCAGCGATCTGACCCGCGCCGCCGCCTCGCTGACGCTGACCGAAAGCACGGCGGCCCCCAACAACTCCATCATCCTGCGCGGCATCGGCACCTATGCGCTCTCGATCGGCGTCGAGCCCAGCGTGGCGGTGATCATCGACGATGTGCCGGTGGTGCAGCAGGCCCAGGCCTTCGACAATCTCTCCGATGTGGAGCGCATCGAGGTGCTGCGCGGCCCTCAGGGCACGCTGTTCGGCAAGAATGCCTCGGCCGGCGCGATCAACATCGTAACGCGCGATGTGGCCAACCATCTGGAAGGCAGCGGCTCGGTCACCGGCACCACCGATGGCGGCTACAAGGGCGAGGCCAGCATTTCCGACAAGCTGGACGACAACGGCTCGGGCTTCCGCATCACCGGCTATTACAACAACTGGCGCGGCAATGTGCTCAACATCACCGATGGCAAGATGTTGAACGACAACGAATCCTGGGGCATCCGCGCCAAGGTGAAGTACAACATCGGCGGCAGGCTGACGGTGCATCTGGCCGGTGGCTATTCCGGCTCGCATTCCAACGGCACGGCGGGCACGGTGCGTTATGTGGATCTGACGACGGTCGGTGCGGCCGGTCGCCAGCCCGGGCCCTATTACAACGGCCAGTCGATCGCTTCGGCCTTTACGGGCATCACGCCGGGCGCCGCCAACCGCGTGGTCCGTCAGGACAATGACTCCTTCACGGACAGCAAGCAGTGGTCGCTCAGCGGCAAGCTCAATTACGATCTGGGCTTTGCCAATCTGATGTCGATCACCTCCTATCAGGACTGGAAGTACAATTTCTCGGCTGACGTGGATGGCACCGATCTGGCGGTGAACAATGGCGCCACCGCCGTCACCAACCCCATCGGGCCGAGCAAGGGCGTGAACAATTCGGGCCCCTATCACTCGACCTCGATCACGCAGGAAGTGCGCCTGACCTCCAAGACGGCGGGCCCGCTCTCCTATGTGCTGGGTGCTTTCTATGCCAATTCGGCCAGCAACCGCTCCTTCACGCGCGGTCCGGCGTTGATCCTGGCCAATTGGTATGGCTATTCGGGCACGCGCAGCCTGGCCGCCTTCGCGGGTGTCGATTACAAGCTGCCCACCAAGACCACCATCAGCGCTGCGGCCCGCGTCAACAATGAGCGCGTGCATGGCGATTTCATCAACATGCTGCCCTCGGCCAACACCACCCAGACGGTGATCAACGCCAATTGCGGCATCGGCGCCACCGGCTGCGACGGTCGCCATACGGACACCGTTGCCACTTGGAAGGTCTCGGTCAGCCAGGAACTGGCGCCGCGCGTCTCGACCTATGCCAGCGTGGCCACCGGCTATAAGGGCTATGCCTATGACATCTCCTCGGGCTTCACCCCGGCGCGCGTCAACGGCACCGACGGCCCGGTCAAGGCCGAGCATTCCACCGCCTATGAAATCGGCCTGAAGAGCCGCTTCCTTGACAATAAGGTGCAGCTCAACGTCGCGGGCTTCTGGACCGATTACAACAACTTCCAGGCCCAGTCCTCGCAGTATCTCAATGGCGCGATCCAGCAGAAGCTCAACAATGTCGGCAAGCTGCGCACCAAGGGCGTCGAGGTCGAGGCGCAGGCCCGCCCGACCGATTGGCTGCATTTCGATGCCTCGGCGGCCTACACCGATGCCAAGATCGTCTCCTTCACCGCGGCGACCTGCTATTCGGGCCAGACGGCGGCGCAGGGCTGTATCAACAGCGTGCAGGATCGTTCGGGCGCCGATCTGCCCAACAGCCCCAAGTTCAAGTTCAATCTGGGCACCACCATCGATCATCACCTCGATGCCGACAGCAAGGCCACGCTGACCCTGAACTATCAGCACCAGAGCGCAATCAACTTCGATCTGCTGGGCAATCCGCTGATGTGGCAGAAAGCCTATGGCATCTTCAACGCGGCGATCGGTTTCGAGCGTGGCCATTACAAGGCCAGCCTTTTCGTCAACAATCTGCTCAACCAGCATTATGCCAGCGGCATGGCCGACAATTTCGGCTCTTATGGCGTGCATGAGATCGTACAGATCGTCTCGCGCGATGCGGATCGCTATGCGGGCATCAAGCTCAGTGCCCAATTCTGA
- a CDS encoding glycosyl hydrolase: MPRKTASLAIGLAALATASTAHGEAPDLWTTFLHPPAEARPMVRWWWFGPAVEDKEIDREIAAMKAGGFGGFEVQPTYPLSPDDPAHGLNNLPYLSDAFIARLAHAGETARREGMRIDVTIGSGWPFGGPHVPVTQAASMIRMVSVDLPRNQTSACAPAPQAGEQLLAAYADGQRIGLTDGCASLPGNSSLRQITFAIASRTGQQVKRAAVGAEGFVIDHVDASAVQHHLAVVGGRLLQAFPKDQPPYAMFSDSLEAYGSNWTGDLPQQFRQRRGYDLLDHIPALIHQGPESEAVRYDWARTLSELVDERYLSPITAWAQNHNTRFRAQVYGFPPPTLSSNALVTLPEGEGADWRSFTSTRWATSAAHLYGRPVVSSEVWTWLHSPTWAATPLDMKIEADRHFLQGINQLVGHGWPYTPPGLPEPGWAFYAASSLNDHNPWYPAMPAVTAYLTRVSALLRAGEVNNKVAIYLPTEDVFAAMSPDYASADKAMKVHVPGSLVGAVLDAGFGFDFIDATAIRKGRLKAQVLILPPMKRIDPEAFQAIQHWTRAGGKVIALDHLPSVGGGLLDQAGATALVRKVGQDLGKAMRVVPDVQLGNALRDLATPDISLPRPEPALGVVRRKVDGGYLYFLVNTGPHSLETSVHFAEDGEGGALWNPMTGERQGVSPGPVALRLEPYESRVLMLGKAFTAPVVRQREVRPILDLSANWTLALPVRQEILPRIAPWTDNPEDIHLSGAAHYRRSFTLQSLPEGHAFMLDLGSPQSLDQPQGMPARPQAEIAAPVREAAIVRINGEEVGTLWAPPYRLDITRALHKGRNEIDIMVMNGAVNALAGHAPADRRLLTLRYGERFQDQDQDRILPQPSGLSGPITLLSD; encoded by the coding sequence ATGCCCCGCAAGACAGCATCGCTGGCAATCGGCCTTGCCGCTTTGGCCACGGCCAGCACGGCCCATGGCGAGGCCCCCGATCTGTGGACCACCTTCCTCCATCCCCCCGCAGAGGCGCGCCCGATGGTGCGCTGGTGGTGGTTCGGCCCCGCGGTGGAGGACAAGGAGATCGACCGCGAGATCGCCGCCATGAAAGCAGGCGGCTTCGGCGGTTTTGAGGTGCAGCCCACCTACCCTTTGTCTCCTGACGATCCGGCGCATGGCCTTAACAATCTACCCTATCTCTCCGATGCCTTTATCGCCCGCCTTGCGCATGCGGGGGAGACCGCGCGGCGGGAAGGCATGCGGATCGATGTGACGATCGGCTCGGGCTGGCCCTTCGGCGGGCCGCATGTGCCGGTGACACAGGCGGCCTCCATGATCCGGATGGTGTCGGTTGATCTTCCGCGGAACCAGACTTCAGCCTGCGCGCCTGCACCGCAGGCTGGTGAGCAGCTGCTGGCCGCTTACGCCGATGGCCAAAGGATTGGGTTAACCGATGGCTGCGCCAGTCTGCCCGGCAACAGCTCCTTGCGCCAGATCACCTTCGCCATCGCCAGTCGCACCGGCCAGCAGGTCAAGCGCGCCGCCGTGGGGGCGGAAGGCTTTGTGATCGACCATGTCGATGCCTCGGCGGTGCAGCACCATCTGGCGGTGGTGGGGGGCCGGCTGCTTCAGGCCTTCCCCAAGGATCAGCCGCCCTATGCCATGTTCTCGGACAGTCTGGAGGCCTATGGCTCGAACTGGACGGGCGATCTGCCTCAGCAGTTCCGCCAGAGGCGCGGCTATGATCTGCTCGACCATATTCCGGCGCTGATCCATCAAGGCCCCGAAAGCGAAGCGGTGCGATACGATTGGGCCCGAACCCTCTCCGAACTGGTGGATGAGCGCTATCTGTCCCCGATCACCGCCTGGGCCCAAAACCACAACACCCGCTTTCGGGCGCAGGTCTATGGCTTCCCGCCGCCGACGCTCTCCTCCAATGCACTGGTGACCTTGCCAGAGGGCGAGGGGGCCGATTGGCGCAGCTTCACCTCCACCCGCTGGGCGACATCGGCGGCCCATCTCTATGGCCGCCCGGTGGTGTCATCGGAAGTCTGGACATGGCTTCACTCGCCGACATGGGCCGCCACCCCGCTCGATATGAAGATCGAGGCCGACCGGCATTTCCTGCAAGGGATCAACCAGTTGGTCGGCCATGGCTGGCCCTATACGCCGCCGGGTTTGCCTGAGCCGGGCTGGGCCTTCTATGCCGCCTCCTCGCTCAACGATCATAATCCGTGGTATCCGGCGATGCCTGCGGTGACGGCCTATCTCACCCGTGTCAGCGCTCTGCTGCGCGCGGGCGAAGTCAATAACAAGGTGGCCATCTATCTGCCCACCGAGGATGTCTTTGCCGCCATGTCGCCCGATTATGCCTCGGCGGATAAGGCGATGAAGGTGCATGTGCCGGGCAGTCTGGTCGGCGCGGTGCTGGATGCCGGTTTCGGCTTCGACTTTATCGACGCCACCGCCATCCGCAAAGGCAGGCTGAAGGCGCAGGTGCTGATCCTACCGCCGATGAAACGCATCGATCCCGAGGCTTTTCAGGCCATTCAGCACTGGACCCGGGCGGGCGGCAAGGTGATCGCCCTCGACCATCTGCCCTCCGTGGGAGGGGGATTGCTCGATCAGGCCGGCGCCACGGCTCTCGTGCGGAAGGTGGGGCAGGATTTGGGTAAAGCCATGCGCGTGGTGCCGGATGTTCAATTGGGCAATGCTTTGCGCGACCTCGCCACGCCGGACATCAGCTTGCCCCGGCCTGAACCTGCTCTGGGTGTGGTGCGGCGCAAGGTTGATGGCGGATACCTCTACTTCCTTGTCAACACTGGCCCTCATTCACTTGAAACCTCTGTTCATTTCGCTGAGGACGGCGAGGGTGGAGCCTTGTGGAACCCGATGACCGGGGAACGGCAGGGCGTCTCGCCCGGCCCGGTCGCCTTGCGGCTGGAGCCTTATGAATCGCGGGTTCTGATGCTGGGCAAAGCCTTCACAGCGCCTGTCGTCCGGCAGCGGGAGGTCAGGCCCATCCTGGACCTTTCCGCCAACTGGACATTGGCGCTGCCCGTGCGTCAGGAAATCTTGCCCCGGATCGCGCCATGGACTGACAATCCCGAGGATATCCATCTTTCAGGCGCCGCGCATTACCGGCGCAGCTTCACCCTGCAAAGCTTACCGGAAGGCCATGCCTTCATGCTGGATCTGGGGAGCCCCCAATCACTGGATCAACCGCAAGGAATGCCCGCCCGCCCTCAGGCAGAGATCGCTGCCCCTGTGCGTGAAGCGGCGATTGTCCGGATCAATGGAGAGGAGGTCGGCACGCTCTGGGCACCGCCCTATCGCCTCGATATCACCCGGGCCCTGCATAAGGGGCGCAATGAGATCGACATCATGGTGATGAACGGCGCGGTGAATGCTTTGGCTGGGCATGCCCCAGCGGATCGCCGCCTGCTGACCTTGCGTTATGGAGAGAGATTTCAGGACCAGGATCAGGATCGCATCCTGCCCCAGCCCTCCGGCCTGAGCGGCCCGATCACCCTGCTGTCTGATTGA
- a CDS encoding carboxymuconolactone decarboxylase family protein: protein MMDWNTYRSQVSAGVGAFGKLSPDTVKGYVQISQANAATGTLDTKTRELIALAVAISLRCDGCITVHTAAARKAGATKSEIAEALGVAVAVNAGAALVYSTRTMDAFDALDQA from the coding sequence ATGATGGATTGGAACACATATCGCTCTCAGGTTTCTGCCGGTGTCGGCGCGTTTGGCAAGCTCAGCCCGGATACGGTCAAGGGCTATGTGCAGATCAGCCAGGCCAATGCCGCGACCGGAACGCTGGACACCAAGACGCGCGAACTGATCGCTCTGGCCGTGGCCATCAGCCTGCGCTGTGATGGCTGTATCACCGTCCACACCGCCGCCGCCCGCAAGGCCGGTGCCACCAAATCCGAGATCGCCGAGGCGCTGGGCGTGGCTGTTGCCGTCAATGCCGGTGCCGCTCTGGTCTATTCAACCCGCACGATGGACGCCTTCGACGCGCTCGATCAGGCCTGA
- a CDS encoding alpha/beta hydrolase, which produces MSKSSRFKSLLTSALLVGLSTAIPLHAQPGEWVNHVVQIAPPPQPPAIALPVTLPRDNPAHEGWAMQQPNQSMVYNVSKPTLLPMPSSLPADKEAPAIILVPGGGYLYLAMENEGFHVADRLDRQGVRVFILKYRTLPVPDSYPAFIEALKGTFQTGANRGKIGDDIPFAVSDTQAAIRMVRAHAKEWHIDPARIGILGFSAGAMTALSTTQANLPDARPDFVGLIYGPTQAGPVPPKAPPLFAAIAADDRFFAKQDLGLIHDWRLSGSSVEFHLFSAGGHGFASHPNGTTSDLWFDEFALWLKDMKITAPN; this is translated from the coding sequence GTGTCAAAATCGAGCCGTTTCAAGTCTCTTCTGACCTCGGCCCTGCTGGTAGGCCTGAGTACCGCCATCCCCCTGCATGCCCAGCCCGGTGAATGGGTGAACCATGTGGTGCAGATCGCACCGCCGCCTCAGCCGCCTGCCATTGCTCTGCCCGTCACCCTGCCGCGCGACAATCCAGCGCATGAGGGCTGGGCGATGCAGCAGCCCAATCAAAGCATGGTCTACAATGTCTCCAAACCCACGCTGTTGCCGATGCCCAGCAGCCTGCCTGCCGACAAGGAGGCTCCGGCCATCATTCTGGTGCCGGGCGGCGGCTATCTCTATCTGGCGATGGAGAATGAGGGCTTCCATGTTGCCGACCGGCTCGACAGGCAGGGTGTGCGGGTCTTCATCCTGAAATACCGCACCCTGCCGGTGCCCGACAGTTATCCGGCCTTTATCGAGGCACTCAAGGGCACGTTCCAGACGGGCGCCAATCGCGGCAAGATCGGGGACGATATCCCCTTCGCCGTCTCCGACACGCAGGCGGCAATCCGCATGGTCCGCGCGCATGCCAAGGAATGGCATATCGATCCGGCCAGGATCGGCATTCTGGGCTTTTCCGCTGGTGCCATGACGGCGTTGAGCACCACCCAGGCCAATCTGCCCGATGCCCGCCCCGATTTCGTCGGCCTGATCTATGGCCCTACCCAAGCGGGCCCGGTGCCGCCCAAAGCGCCGCCGCTGTTCGCCGCCATTGCCGCTGACGATCGCTTTTTCGCCAAGCAGGATCTGGGGCTGATCCATGATTGGCGCCTGTCGGGCAGTTCGGTGGAGTTTCATCTGTTCAGCGCGGGCGGCCATGGCTTCGCCTCGCATCCCAATGGCACCACCAGCGATCTGTGGTTCGATGAATTTGCCCTGTGGCTCAAGGATATGAAGATCACGGCACCGAACTGA
- the rclC gene encoding reactive chlorine resistance membrane protein RclC, translating into MKKLYNAALRLAASQQSDQLGIALMKVAIAVIFLWIGWLKFQPYEADSITVFVANSPFMRFFYAHPAEYAAHLTKEGVLVPAQRVWQIANNTYAFSNGLGSLEILIGTLTLSGLFSKRLGMIGAVLAFLTPFVTLSFLVTTPEAWVPALGDAQHGFPYLSGAGRLVIKDTAILAGGWLIIVDTARRMLAGQKHEA; encoded by the coding sequence ATGAAAAAGCTCTACAACGCCGCCCTGCGCCTTGCCGCCTCCCAGCAGTCGGACCAATTGGGGATCGCCTTGATGAAGGTGGCCATTGCGGTGATCTTCCTGTGGATCGGCTGGCTGAAATTCCAGCCCTATGAGGCCGACAGCATCACCGTCTTTGTCGCCAACAGCCCCTTTATGCGCTTCTTCTATGCCCATCCGGCGGAGTATGCGGCGCATCTCACCAAAGAGGGCGTGCTGGTGCCCGCCCAGCGGGTGTGGCAGATCGCCAACAACACCTATGCCTTTTCCAATGGGCTTGGCTCACTGGAAATTCTGATCGGCACGCTGACGCTCTCGGGGCTGTTTTCGAAGCGACTGGGCATGATCGGGGCCGTGCTGGCCTTCCTGACGCCCTTTGTGACGCTGTCTTTCCTCGTCACCACGCCGGAGGCCTGGGTGCCCGCGCTGGGCGATGCCCAGCATGGTTTCCCCTATCTTTCGGGCGCCGGGCGGCTGGTCATCAAGGACACGGCCATTCTGGCCGGAGGATGGCTGATCATCGTCGACACCGCGCGGCGGATGCTGGCCGGGCAAAAGCACGAAGCATGA
- a CDS encoding AraC family transcriptional regulator encodes MTDARDALTSLAPMLRVRPELQDYCRFGGDWCARHDPEERGWAAFHIVLKGRCMVERHGQMPVALKEGDVLLLPQGDAHVVFGGDDREAFRPISYTSRDYIRVKQTAGTDIETELVCGRFHLESSSENLVLQTLPRTVLLTLGGIDGCRGLIGMIADELEQDRAGAAAITRDLARAMFVMLLRRCFETQAPVQGLLALLAARETGRAAAAMLEAPARPWDLDELAAIAAVSRPSLVRAFRRITGLPPFGFLAELRLGMAHHKIAKTSEPLAQIAADAGYQSEAALSRAFLRRFEIRPGALRRAEQGVK; translated from the coding sequence ATGACGGACGCGCGCGATGCCCTGACCAGCCTTGCCCCCATGCTGCGGGTCCGCCCGGAGCTTCAGGACTATTGCCGCTTCGGCGGTGACTGGTGCGCGCGGCATGACCCTGAGGAACGTGGCTGGGCCGCGTTCCATATCGTGCTGAAGGGGCGTTGCATGGTGGAGCGCCATGGTCAGATGCCGGTGGCGCTGAAGGAAGGCGATGTGCTGCTGCTGCCTCAGGGCGATGCTCATGTGGTTTTTGGCGGCGATGACCGGGAGGCCTTTCGCCCGATCAGCTACACCAGCCGCGACTATATCCGCGTCAAGCAGACCGCAGGCACGGATATCGAGACCGAGCTGGTCTGTGGCCGGTTTCATCTGGAAAGCAGCAGCGAAAATCTGGTGCTGCAGACATTGCCGCGCACGGTTCTGCTGACGCTTGGCGGTATCGATGGCTGTCGCGGCTTGATCGGGATGATCGCCGATGAGCTGGAGCAGGACCGGGCAGGGGCCGCCGCCATCACGCGCGATCTGGCCCGTGCGATGTTTGTGATGCTGCTGCGGCGCTGCTTTGAAACGCAGGCGCCGGTTCAAGGATTGCTGGCGTTGCTCGCCGCGCGCGAGACGGGCCGTGCCGCTGCAGCCATGCTGGAGGCGCCGGCTCGGCCATGGGATCTGGATGAGTTGGCTGCCATTGCAGCCGTGTCTCGCCCCTCGCTGGTGCGTGCCTTTCGGCGGATCACGGGGCTGCCGCCTTTCGGTTTTCTGGCCGAATTGCGGTTGGGCATGGCACATCACAAGATCGCCAAGACATCGGAACCGCTCGCGCAGATTGCCGCCGATGCGGGCTATCAGTCCGAAGCGGCATTGAGTCGCGCCTTTCTGCGCCGCTTCGAGATCCGTCCCGGTGCGCTCCGCCGGGCAGAGCAGGGCGTTAAATAG
- a CDS encoding glycoside hydrolase family 28 protein has product MPMRKTMGRPTAGAPQALLSRRSFTLASLALWPANRALAAAGPEQRSASILDFGARPDGTTLNTKAIQTAIDHLAQAGGGTLIIPQGTFLSGALFLKSGVHLHLERGSTLKCTTDMANFPHQRTRIEGHFEEHFTPALINADHCHGLRITGEGVLDGSGMAIWEQFWALRKQAKDPGNFPNIGIDRARLALIQNSRDVLIEGVTFKDSQFWNLHLYACRNVTVRGARFLVPDDYAWAPSTDGIDLDSCQDVLVEGCFFSVTDDCIAAKGSKGPHALEDTGSPPVEHIQIRRCTFKRGHQTFSCGSEATVVRNVLIEDCVVSGAINVLMLKLRADTPQLYENIALRNIRLANEGGRIILIRPWTQYLDLKGSPPPHSQVRNVLLSGITGTFGAWGEVRPDPSVTVTGVRIEHVDIQLHKGDNLPVSRTDVAFSDVVVNGRTITAPLKAAI; this is encoded by the coding sequence ATGCCGATGCGCAAGACCATGGGCCGGCCGACAGCAGGCGCGCCGCAAGCTTTGCTGTCACGCCGGAGCTTTACGCTGGCCTCACTTGCCCTGTGGCCGGCCAATCGAGCGCTGGCAGCGGCGGGCCCCGAACAGCGCTCTGCATCGATCCTTGATTTTGGCGCCAGGCCGGATGGCACGACGCTCAACACGAAGGCGATCCAGACCGCCATCGACCATCTGGCTCAGGCGGGCGGCGGTACGCTGATCATCCCGCAGGGCACGTTCCTGAGCGGCGCCCTTTTCCTGAAATCCGGGGTCCATCTGCATCTGGAGCGCGGCAGCACCCTCAAATGTACCACCGATATGGCCAATTTCCCGCACCAGCGCACCCGCATCGAAGGCCATTTTGAGGAGCATTTCACCCCCGCCCTGATCAACGCCGACCATTGCCATGGGCTGCGCATCACGGGTGAGGGTGTGCTCGACGGCTCCGGCATGGCGATCTGGGAACAGTTCTGGGCCCTGCGCAAACAGGCAAAAGACCCCGGCAATTTCCCCAATATCGGCATAGACCGCGCGCGATTGGCCCTGATCCAGAACTCCAGGGATGTGCTGATCGAAGGCGTCACCTTCAAGGACTCGCAGTTCTGGAACCTGCATCTCTATGCCTGCCGCAATGTCACGGTGCGGGGCGCCCGCTTCCTCGTTCCGGACGATTACGCATGGGCCCCCAGCACGGACGGCATCGATCTGGACAGTTGTCAGGATGTGCTGGTGGAGGGCTGCTTCTTTTCCGTCACCGATGATTGCATCGCGGCCAAGGGCTCGAAAGGCCCCCATGCGCTGGAAGACACCGGCAGCCCCCCGGTGGAGCACATCCAGATCCGCCGCTGCACCTTCAAGCGCGGCCATCAGACCTTCTCCTGCGGCAGCGAGGCGACGGTGGTCCGCAACGTGCTGATCGAGGATTGCGTGGTGAGCGGCGCCATCAATGTGCTGATGCTCAAGCTGCGCGCCGATACGCCCCAGCTTTACGAGAACATCGCCTTGCGCAACATTCGTCTGGCCAATGAGGGTGGACGCATCATCCTGATCCGCCCCTGGACACAATATCTCGATCTGAAAGGCAGCCCGCCGCCGCATTCGCAAGTCCGCAATGTGCTGCTGAGCGGCATAACAGGCACCTTCGGCGCATGGGGCGAGGTGCGACCCGATCCCAGCGTTACCGTTACGGGCGTCAGGATCGAACATGTCGATATCCAGCTGCACAAGGGCGATAATCTGCCCGTCTCCCGCACGGATGTGGCGTTCAGCGATGTCGTGGTGAACGGGCGAACCATCACCGCTCCGCTCAAGGCGGCGATCTGA